taatttttttcagattccagaaaacacagagtgagatgttctacctcttgtgcgaaacacaaatgcataaaatgacttaacacattaaatgacgagtaaaacatttacaaatacaacaaccaacttctaaaacattaaaaccgactccaaaacacataaaatgactccgaagagatgcacattgacatctaaaacgtaaattactcctaaaacacataacaagactcctaaaacacgtaaaaaattcatgaaacacggaaaaatactcctaaaaacatgttaaaaaaaacctcccaaaacaaatttaaaaacagatcctaaaacacgtaaaaaaacacggataaatactcctaaaaacatgtttaaaaaaaaacctcctaaaacaaatttaaaaacagatcctaaaacacgtaaaaaactcataaaacacggaaaaatactcctaaaaacatgttttaaaaaaaccctcctaaaacaaatttaaaaacagatcctaaaacacgtaaaaaactcataaaacacggaaaaatactcctaaaaacatgtttaaaaaaaacctcccaaaacaaatttaaaaacagatcctaaaacacgtaaaaaactcataaaacacgtaaaaatactcctaaaaacatgtaaaaagactcctaaaacaaatttaaaaacagatcctaaaacacgtaaaaaactcataaaacacggaaaaatactcctaaaaacatgttaaaaaaaaccctcccaaaacaaatttaaaaacagatcctaaaacacgtaaaaaactcataaaacacggaaaaatactcctaaaaacatgttaaaaaaaccctcccaaaacaaatttaaaaacagatcctaaaacacgtaaaaaactcataaaacacggaaaaatactcctaaaaacatgtttaaaaaaaaccctcctaaaacaaatttaaaaacagatcctaaaacacgtaaaaaactcataaaacacggacaaatactcctaaaaacatgtttaaaaaaaacctcccaaaacaaatttaaaaacagatcctaaaacacgtaaaaaactcataaaacacgtaaaaatactcctaaaaacatgtaaaaagactcctaaaacaaatttaaaaacaaatcctaaaacacgtaaaaatctcataaaacacgtaaaaaatactcctaaaaacatgtaaaaagactcctaaaacaaatttaaaaacagatcctaaaacacgtaaaaaactcataaaacacggaaaaatactcctaaaaacatgttaaaaaaaccctcccaaaacaaatttaaaaacagatcctaaaacacgtaaaaaactcataaaacacgtaaaaatactcctaaaaacatgtaaaaagactcctaaaacaaatttaaaaacagatcctaaaacacgtaaaaaactcataaaacacggaaaaatactcctaaaaacatgttaaaaaaaaccctcccaaaacaaatttaaaaacagatcctaaaacacgtaaaaaactcataaaacacgtaaaaaatactcctaaaaacatgtaaaaagactcctaaaacaaatttaaaaacagatcctaaaacacggaaaaaactcataaaacacggaaaaatactcctaaaaacatgtttaaaaaaaaacctcctaaaacaaatttaaaaacagatcctaaaacacgtaaaaaactcataaaacacgtaaaaaatactcctaaaaacatgtaaaaagactcctaaaacaaatttaaaaacagaacgAGGTATTTGCATCCTTAGTGAGCACATAAacttggtggccttgtaggtgaacagtgaacgtgaatggaagacctgaaggataaaataatttacgggtgcgcatcatcagtagtgttcctctgggtcactgggtgtttcggcctttaacactaatatttgtaaaattgtttttaagtttcagatctttctctttttttttttttattaatgtaatttttttcagATTCAGACTTTTGTCCTGAATTTACTGTGTAAAGCATGTCTTCAACTGagatatatataacatatatatcacGATAAGACACATAATCAATATAAATAAACAGATGCGTTggataaaatccatccattttctaccgcttgtcccttttggggtcgcggggggtgctggagcctatttcagctgcattcaggcggtaggcggggtacaccctggaaaatgttcaatttatatattttttcttctacAGAAGAAACCGGAATGAGGTAAAtatggttgcatgaacaaagactCGCTAACCGAGCAACGCAGTTGGAGAATCAACCGCCagacaaccaaacttgatagcacTTGATGCTGTTAACTCCCACCGAGCGctttttgttcatgcaaccaagcTTGCTTCCATACTTACTGTTGCCGGCTGTGCATTCTAATCATGTTGTGGATTGGAACCCCCAGCCACTTCCCTCCGATGCCTGGCCAGGAGAGTCCCCTCAGGTGGGCTGGGAAGAAGTTTGAGGAGTTACCCATCATGCACATCAAAGCGACGTACAACAAGTAATTATACCCGGCCGCTTCCAAATCGCCTTCTGGAGCGTGCCTCACTCGCCATGTCCTCCCGCAGCGTACACATCCACCTGACGGACTGCGACGGACAGTCCATGATAAGGACTTCCTGCGGGACGGAAGGTTTCAAGAACAGAAAGAAGGCCACGCCGGTCGCCGCTCAGAGCACCGGCATCTCCGCCGCAGCGGTAGCTCCCCCTCGCCGTCTTCGCAAGCAAAcgtgaaacataacttctaacgtgctttgtttttcttcttcttcttctggacGGCGAGCAGAAAGCCGCCGCAAAGGAAGTGACGTTTGTGCGCGTGGTGGTCAAAGGTCTCGGCCCAGGACGTCTGGTGAGTACacgttaaaggtctactgaaatgagatgttcttatttaaacggggatagcaggttcattttatgtgtcgtacttgatcatttcgcgatattgccatatttttgctgaaagggtttagtagagaacatccacgataaagtttgttaaaggggaacgttatcaccatttcaaaagggttaaaaacaataaaaatcagttcccagtggcttgttgtattttttttcaaaattttaccggtcccggaatatccctaaataaagctttaaagtgccttattttcgctatcttcgaaaccactgtccatttgctacgggccacttcattaggtacactcacgctatggccgaatagcgtcaatagctattcgctcaatagcttcaatttcttcttcaatctcgttttcgctatctgcctccatactccgaccatccgtttcaatacatgcgtaatctgttgaatcgcttaaaccgctgaaatccgagtctgaatccgagctaatgtcgctatatcttgctgtggtaaccgccatgttgtttgtattggcagccctgtatgacgtcacagggaaatggatagtggtttctaagttagcgaaaataaggcactttaaagctttatttagggatattccgggaccggtaaaattttgaaaaaaactttaaaaaatacaacaagtcactgggaactgatttttattgtttttaacccttttgaaattgtaataatgttcccctttaaaccagtggttctcaaccttttttcagtgatgtaccccctgtgaacatttttaattcaagtaccccctaatcaaagcaaagcatttttggttgaaaagagataaagaagtaaaatacaacactatgtcatcagtttctgatttattaaattgtataacagtgcaaaatattgctcatttgtagtggtctttcctgaactatttggaaaaaaaagatataaaaataactaaaaacttatcgaaaaataaacaagtgaattataaagatttctacacatggaagtaatcatcaacttaagtgccctctttggggattgtaatagagatctatctggatgcatcaacttcattctaaacatttcatcagaaaaaaaagaaagattaaAGTTTAAtaatatcaaataaataaaaaatgaggaATACATTTGTACGTACTGATTTTGAGAATGTAAATTTAGAACTAAACTACAAAATACAATTTATTGACAATAAATGTATAATATTATGgaaacatttattaaaaacaactaCCAGCAATAAAGAAGGGATGAGTGTACAGAAGTCACGTTGTATTAATTAAGAGAAAATACAtaagaaaaaaagaaatgtaGTTACAATAACATGGTAAAATTACaggaaaaattaattttttaatagaaaaaagtAACTTAGAATTTTAAGAGGGTTTATTTTTTTACCCCACATAATTTTAGgaataaatttaatttttttaaaaagacagttTTATTTTTTCGGATCAAATTGGTAATATTTTGTTTTATGTTAAATGATAGTTTTGTAACACAGTATCCAGATTTTATTAGAATGACTTTGTAATACTACAAGAAGTCATCTAAAAAGTCatctaatattaaataaaattaagaATACATTTGTACTTATTGATTTTATGAGAATGTACTTTTCTCGTAATATTAGAACTAAActccaaaataataatgaaatatgttaatgagaataaaaaaatgttcacaccaTAAAATAATTACCAGGAATTAAGTCGTATTTCAAGATAATGTCGCTAAAATGCAATCACTGCAATTAGAATTAAAAGCAATAAAGAAGGGATGAGTGTACAGGAGTTAAGTTGTATTAATTAAGAGAAAATacataagaaaaaaaagaaatgtagtTACAATAACATGGTAAAATTACaggaaaaattacatttttaatagaaaaaagtaacttagaattttatgagggtttattttttttaccctacATAATTTTAggattaaataaattttttttaaaaagacagttTTATTTTTTCGGATCAAATTGGCGGTAATTTGTTTTATGTTAAATGATAGTTTTGTAACACAGTATCCGGGTTTTATTAGAATGACTTTGTAATACTAAAAGAAGAAGTCatctaatattaaataaaattaagaATATATTTGTACCTATTGATTTCATGAAAATGTACTTTTCTCGTAATATTAGAACTAAActccaaaataataatgaataattttaatgagaataaaaaaatgttcacaccaAAAAATAATTACCAGGAATTAAGTCGTATTTCAAGACAATGTCGCTAAAATGCAATTATTTCAATTAgaattaacagcaataaacaagGGATGATTGGTCAGGAGTTAAATTGTCTTAATAAAGAGAATATACAAAAGTAGTaactacaagaaaaaaataaatgtcattaaaataagATATATTACAggaaaaataacaattttaataTAATAAAGTAACTTAATTTTATGGtgatttattttttcataaattttAGGACTGAACTTAACAAAATACACACTTTTTGTTTATCAGAACAAATTTGTAATATTACAGATATTTGCTGCCATTTAAAGTGTTTATTTTGTAACACAATACCACGGTTTTATTCAAATGAATTTGTAACGTTACgagaagtcagaattttacaattATTGAATAAAATTAAGAATACATTTGTGCGTATTGATTTTATGAGAATTTACTTTTTTCGTAATATTAGAACGAAACTAAAAAATGTGTAATAtcacaaaataattttaaatgtatTCAAAGTAGTATAACAACCACAAAAAATTAGCAAGAATTGAGTTGTGTTATAAGATAATGTTGGGGGAATTCATTTCATGTCTGGAACCAATGAATCAAGCGATAAACAAGGGCTGATTGTACAAGTTGTATTAATAAATAGAATATACAAAAAGAGAGGGAATCATGTGATTTGACAGAAGAATACCTTTCATTACAATAAAGCTCCTAATATTACCAAAACAATGACTATCAAGAAGTGAGTTGTTTTACCAGATAATGTCATTTtcaaataataaattaatgatGAAATGACATTTACTTAGGTTGAGTTTTATAACAAACAAACTCTTTATTTTGAGAAGTatgatttcagcaagaaaagttAGCGAGATGAGagtattaaagtaaaaaaaaaaacatatcctgAGGCAAGACGTCAGGAAATTACAGCAGACTTCGGTTCCGTGCATCCCTATTTTTTTGCACCACTTAATCCAAAAGGAGAAGGTAAGAAATATAAAAAGGAAGTAACCCGGCATATTCGTTTTTatttgacttctttttacacttgcaagaATGTAAATAAGCGTCTGTATTgttaacttaccgtatttccttaaattgcagccagggcgctgattaatttaaaacctcttctc
Above is a genomic segment from Nerophis ophidion isolate RoL-2023_Sa linkage group LG02, RoL_Noph_v1.0, whole genome shotgun sequence containing:
- the mrps11 gene encoding 28S ribosomal protein S11, mitochondrial isoform X3, with translation MSDMIKLTCLLGNSLGSLCRHLAAPLPANPAAFHFPPMPGQESPLRWAGKKFEELPIMHIKATYNNVHIHLTDCDGQSMIRTSCGTEGFKNRKKATPVAAQSTGISAAAKAAAKEVTFVRVVVKGLGPGRLSAIEGLTMGGLEVVSITDNTPVPHNGCRPRKARRI
- the mrps11 gene encoding 28S ribosomal protein S11, mitochondrial isoform X2, yielding MSDMIKLTCLLGNSLGSLCRHLAAPLPANPAALRTLCSSAVRLQETALSSEDDTKNSKQFSHFPPMPGQESPLRWAGKKFEELPIMHIKATYNNVHIHLTDCDGQSMIRTSCGTEGFKNRKKATPVAAQSTGISAAAKAAAKEVTFVRVVVKGLGPGRLSAIEGLTMGGLEVVSITDNTPVPHNGCRPRKARRI